The DNA window GGAGATTGGTGAAAGGGAAGCTTggattttcaagaatttcactaaGAGTgaagtttctctctctctctctcaaatttTCAGCTAACCAAGAGgagaaaatgaaggaattttggTTGCTTTTGAGCTAATATACTAGCCACAAGAAAGGTTTTTAAGTCAACTATGAATAGTCTCCAAATAGTGTTATCCATTTAAGTTTCTTGCTATCAACCGTTAGCTTTTCTAATCTTCTTTTAACTCCcaaaatttttctgaacttcACTAATGTCTCAATTTATATTCTTCTAGGGTTTTGGCtaaattcactaataaatcacgaaatcaacaattttcaagaaattaatcGCTCGAAGGTTAAAATAAGCAAGCAAGAGAAactcatttatcacttaacaaGTAAATCACTAAATGAATGCAAATTTTATACAACTATAATTTAAATAGAAATGTAATTAGTTGGGAAGTGAGAAAATAATTTGTCTAGGTCATCACATCCTTTTccctttaaaagaatttcgttctcgaaattcttaCCTGGCCTAACGAACAGATTTGGATAGTTCTTccgcatttcctcttccatctcccaAGTTGTTTCTTCTACTCCATGGTTTTTCCGCAGGACTTTTGCCAAAggaattttcttccttcttaacTCTTTCACTTTCCGATCCAAAAGTTGTACTGGTTGTTCCTTATAAGTCAATGACTCGTCAAATTCTAAATCTTCAGGTTGGAGTACATGAGTTGGATTTGGGTGGTACTTCTTAAGCAGGGAGACATGGAAAATATCATGGATTCTAGAAAGACTTAAAGGCAACTCCAAGCGATATACTACGCTTTCCACTCATTGTAAAATCTTAAACGGCCCCACATACCTCGACTTGAACTTCTTCCCTTTTTCGGTCATGATACTAGTTTTCAGTGGTGTAATCTTAAGGAAAACCCTACCCTAACTTCAAATTCTAAGTCTTTTCTCCGATTATCTACGTAGTTTTTCTACCGACTCTGAACTGCTTGAATCCTTTGACACATAAATTTTACTTTCTCATATACATCTTCAATCCACGGTAATTTTATTGGATTCACGATTTTTCTTTCCCCTATTTGTTTCCAATAAATTGGGGACGACATTTCCTCCCATAAAAAGCCTCATATGGAGACATTTGGATAGTCGAGTGATAgctattattataggcaaactctaccaaggtTAGGTATTGCCCTCAACTTTCTTCAAAATCCAAAACGCAAGTCCTCAACATGTCCTAAAGGGTCTGAATAGTTCTTTCCGATTGTTCGTCGGTCTGAGGGAGATAAGTAATGCTAAAATTCAACTTAGTCTCCAAAACTTCTTGTACCTTTTGCCAGAACTGAGACACAAATATGAGATCTCTATCTGACACTATACTTATTGGCACCGCATGTAATCTCACAATCTCATCCAAGTAGAGTTTAACTAATTTCTCCAAAGGATATTTCATGTTAATCGACAAGAAATGAGTATTCTTAGTTAAACAATCGACTATCACCCAAATTGCATCATAACCCTTCTGAGTTCTCAATAACCCCGACACGAAATCCATGGTaatgtgctcccatttccattcaggtattTCTAATGGCTACACTAATCTTAAGGGTTTTTGGTATTCTACTTTCACTTGTTGACAAATAAGGCAGGTCTGAACGAACTGTGCTATTTCTCttttcatattatcccaccaatacaatTGTTTCAAGTCTTTGTATAGTTTATTACTTCTAGGATGTATTGAATATTTTGAGCGGTGagtttcttctaaaatttttctttttattccatCATCCCTTGGCACCACTACTTGATTTCTAAACCTTAAAACTCCGTCGGATCCCAAGCAAAATTCTGGAAGTTCtcctttttgcactttctcaCTCCACTTATAAACCACAGGGTCTCCCTTTTGAGCTTCCTTAATGTGTTCCAACAAAATAGACCTCACAACTATATTCCCACAAATCATTTTTTGATGCTCAATTTGAGGATTTAGCTCATTAATCCTTTCTAATAATTGCCATTCCTTAATTATAAGTCCGGCTATTTGAACTTTTCGACTTAGTACATCTGCTATTACATTAGCCTTTCTCGGGTAATAATTAATAGTGCAAtcatagtcttccaaaaatttcatccaccgACGTTGCCTCAAATTTAACTCTTTTcgaaaaaataaatacttaaaacTTTTATGGTCTTTATATACCTGAAAGATCACCCCATATAAATAGTGCCTCCATTTCTTGAGGGCGAAAATCACCGCGGTTAACTCCAAATCACGAGTCGGATAATTTTGCTCGTGAGGTTTCAATTTTCTAGAAGTATAAGCTattactttttcttttgcatCAATACACCTCCTAACCCTTCTTTCGATGCATCTGTATACACTGTGAAACAGTCTTTCTACTTGACAAAGTCAAAATTGGTGCACTAGTCAATTGCTTTTTCAATTCATGAAAACTAGCCTCACACTTGGCATCCCAAATAAACTTGGTGTTTTTCTTGGTTAACTCAGACAAAGGCCTGGCAATCTTGAAAAAATTTGGGATAAATCAACGGTAGTAACCTGCTAAACCCAAGAAACTACGAATCTTGGTGGAATTTTCTGGTTGCTTCCACTTAGATATCGCATTCACTTTCACTAGGTCCATAGTTATTCTATCCTTAGAAATTACATGCCCAAAGAAGGATATCTCatccaaccaaaactcgcacttgctaaatttagcatacaactgatgttcccttagGGTTTGTAGTACTATCCTCAAATGGTATTCATTATCTTCCTTTGTTTTCGAATATACCAAAATATTATCAATAAAAATCACTACAAACTGATAAAAATTCGATGCATTAGATCCATAAAAGCTGTTGGTGCATTAATcaatccaaaaggcatcactaaaAATTCGAAATGTCCGTATCTAGAATTAAAAACAGTTTTGGGTACATTCTCTTCTTTAATCCTTAGTTGATAGTATCGTTGTCTAACATCCAACTTAGAAAACACCACAATTCCttgtaattgatcaaacaaTTCATCTATGTGAGACaaaagatatttattcttaatagtaaTATCATTCAACCCTCGATAATCGATGCACAgtctcaaactcccatctttcttcttaacaaataagacTGGAACTCCCCAAGACGAATCACTCTCACGTATAAATTCTTACTCTAGTaaatcttgtaattgcaactttaattctttcaaCTCAATTGTTGCCATCCTATAAGGAGTTTTAGAAATAGGTGCAGTCCCTGACAGCAAGTCGATCTTAAACTCCACATCTGTCTTAGGTGGTAACGAGACCAACTCCTTAGGAAAAAATCAGGAAAATCTTTAACTGCTGGTATATCTTCCAACTTCACTTGTTTTCCTAGGGTATTAATTAGGAAAGCTGGGTACCCTTGAGATCTtttacttagcaatttcctaaCTCAAATCTCTGAAATAAGAGTTGACGAGGCTAACTTTCCTCTCACGTCCAGCCTTAGTATTGCTTCCCCCAGAATGCACAATTTCACAACTTTCATCTTACAATCCAACCGAGCATGATATTGAACTATCCAATCCATCCCCAAAATGACGTCATATCCCTTAATTAGTAAACTAATTAGGTTAGCCAACAACTTACACTCCCCAacccaaatttcacaatttctaTACACCAAATTAGAAGTCAAGTATTGATTCCCCGTTGGTGTTCTAACTTCCAAATCATAAGGCAATTTAGCAGACTTTACATCTATCCCACTCATAAAATCAGGTTTCATAAATGAATGAGTCGCACCATGGTCTATTAAAACCTTAACTAAGCGATGcaatacagggatcgtaccttctataACTTCAGTCGAGTCAGGGATTTGTTGATGATCGAAGGCATAAAGCCTAGCTGGCACTTTAGGTCTACCCTCTCTTGAACTCGTTGGCTTAATAGCAAGCTTATCTGATCGTTGAGTGTTACTTCCTTCTGAAGACATGAGCGGGCAACTAGAAATCTGATGCTCGGCATTTCTACCGCGTAAATACCTTTttcctttcctccaacaattgtTCTCAACATGACCCAACTTTCCACAATAACGACAGGATGCATGAAAGGTCACACCTTGGCCTCCTTGTGAGGTATTCTTTGACTGTCCCGGACCACTTTGGCCTCTTCTTGCTGGAGCCACTCTTGGTGGCTCTAACATTCTAACTCTATCGGTCTCACTGCCAGTTTTAATAGGTGGCATGCTCTTACTGGTTTGTCCTAATGTGCCACTCGGTAtattcctttttcttgcttaaaAGGTTTTGACTTGAAACCTTGCACTCTCGACCCTCTGAGCCTTTTTTAATGCCTCGACGTAGGTATCAATTTGAGCTGCTGCTAGAGTCTCTTAGATCTACACATTTAGCCCTTGAACAAATCTCCTTACCCTTTTCCATTCAGTTATGATCAATTCTGGAGTAAATTTTGAAAGTCTAGTAAATTGAGTGTCATACTCCGTCACACTTAAATTATCTTGCCGAAGTCTTATAAagtcatcctctcttttctcttaaaTCAAAGGAggaaggtacttctcgttaaactctCTCACGCAATTTGAGCAAGTTCAAGGGGTCTGATTTCTCTCCCACTTAATTCTCACAACATTCCACCAAGATCGAGCGGCtccttcaaattggaaaacGGCGAAGGACACTTGCGGCTCTTCAGTGTAATTTAGGGCAGCAATGATATCGATCATCCTTTCGAACTAACTCTCAACTATCTCAGGGTCAGGCCCTCCTAAGATTTAGGTGGGAAAAATTTTTGGAATCGTTCTAAAGCTCTATCTATTCCTTCCTCAAGAACCCCAGATTGAATCATAGGTTCTTGACCCTGCCTATCCACTATCCTCTGCAAGAGGTTTGTCATTCAGTTGATGGCCGTAGCCACTTGGTCACCTACTTCAATCCTTGGCCCCCGATTTTGATCAACTGCAAATCCTTGATCACTCCTTTGCTTTTGGGGTTGTTTACGTTCCTGACCATGATCTCGATCTCGACCATCCATGGTTTTAATGTAAGTCTAAACATGCGTAAACAAAATTTAACTACATGTACAAGCTATAACACCAACTACAAgtaaaataaatatttcattCACGATTACAAGTCATAGACATGTACATCTGACCAAAAGAGTTCATAAGATTTTCTAAATTAGGGAAATAGGTCAGAATACACAAAATATAGCATCCAAGCTTCATCAAGAGCacaaaaatatcaaaagaaatCCTATCTATCGACTATCCCCTATACACAAAAAGGAAGGACTTTCAAAGTGCGCTATCCTAGTCCATAACAGAGCCAGCAGACTCTCTCTCATGAGTAGAACTAGTTGCATCTCCCTCTCTAGGGGCTCCATCGCCCTGACCCTCCATATGTGCATTAGCGCCAAACACCCCTTAGAGTAGTGCTACACACTCGTCAATGATACCCCCAATTCGGTCCCTGACCTCTCTGACCGCCCTAGTGAGGCGGCCATTAACTGCCTGCAACTGCTCTCTAAAAGCATTCGTTCTTTCCTGCTCCATCAGTATATCATCCTGGAGCTCCTGAATCCTATTAGCTTGTAACCTCATGATGCCTCTCATCCTTTGAATCTCAGTCTGAACCCTACGGTTGGCTCTAGCTAACCTCCTCTTCTCATCATCTTTAGTTAGGACTATTCGGTCAGGATACAAGTAGATCTTCCAACAATCACAGGGCCGAATCCGACGCTCAGGTCCCCAACGCAGGAGAGGTCCCCTAGGTCTCTCTCGATAAGTAATGACTCGACGTGGTCTCGCTGGATCCTCATTACCATTGTTCCCTCCTTCCATGTCCTACATAACAACAGAAGAAGAAATTTAGACTTACCTACCAAGTTTAAACCCTAGCACTTAAAAGTCAATGTGACAACCctaccttaccctaaggcgaaccaaagggttcggtggaccgcctgtccagctctcgccgggactactgATCCGGAACAAACGAAAACCTTACcaaacgctcaaaagaacttcaagaagataacattcagaacccaattgagccgaactaaaagatacaatcaatctttaGGACAACATTCccacggaaaaaaaaaaaccaaaacgAGATGGAGGGccactgccacgtcacaatccaaccaagtacaagtaaactttGTTTGACATGAGAGAATATACATTCCCAAAGATATATAACCATAAGGAAACACTGTACAATATACATATTATTAAGTTTACAAATTAAAAGGGAACAtcgtattaagatacatttagggtttccaaattgtcgaggagctataccaaaACAAAAGcatttctaactagctcaactcattcctCAAAACATCGAAGTTCtaaaagatggttccctgtaaggaaaacaaagataacaggaagagggtgagcttacgctcaatgaggtaccaaaatattAGCAAGtaagaatcatggaacttcgtattcaattagtcacatacgcacatcaaataaagaaatgaacaacaccatagatagaaaggatacgggtggctctcaggagccaaattcccatttgcttcaccggagcttgatcaaataatagttgacactccgttaacttccaaataaagtaaccaatccagtccagtagagcaccactttacaccaaaattCCGTTCACcacacataccccttaccgaGCCCGAACatctcaacagaaacagaagtggtaatactcgagtataccggaatcaagggtctcaatacccaaagattcctagaacagactactgtggttcgttatctaatcgaccaaacccttgccggctcgactcgagtaactagccacaggtgttgagcttaGAGGttacagaaaggtcgttggatatcagcctccaaacgacgttcGAATAgtctcagatacagataacagattacataCAGTAaagaggcatacagacagacaagagagcgagtgtgataaagtacaccctcgtctcaaacagaataaacagatacaatcatccaaatcacatattgcaggtgcagaaaccaagttaagcaacaaatgaggggagtggtaccctcaccggttccagtacagatacttcaaaattttttacccaaagtggctttaatcgccaagaaaccctaaaataaccaagataaaacaattatagttcacacatccacaaacccagtaaataGAATGCAtcaatgaggctcgactacaagtcgtatgccttcccaagttaagtactagtacaaaagaataaaatatgacttttggacaaaaagataacagttggtcctagggttacaaacaactcccaaaacccttcatttttaccaatatcaactcaacttgaaggaatcgcgtagccctagaattttgggcagcatgccctctgtatttacctattttccagccatttatgacttcattgttttcctcaactcagtccaattcaacacataagaaatctcaatacaatagcccttcaactaggctcaagttcatccaaatacaaagcaagtctaggaatgcaactagaaatcaagttgtaaggacaaaagctaaatagtaggtttgacgtctcttagcatatcggtcacaactgaagctacgcttatcggattggggtgaaatttataccgtttcgaacctaagataaag is part of the Coffea eugenioides isolate CCC68of chromosome 6, Ceug_1.0, whole genome shotgun sequence genome and encodes:
- the LOC113774093 gene encoding uncharacterized protein LOC113774093, which translates into the protein MPPIKTGSETDRVRMLEPPRVAPARRGQSGPGQSKNTSQGGQGVTFHASCRYCGKLGHVENNCWRKGKRYLRGRNAEHQISSCPLMSSEGSNTQRSDKLAIKPTSSREGRPKVPARLYAFDHQQIPDSTEVIEGTIPVLHRLVKVLIDHGATHSFMKPDFMSGIDVKSAKLPYDLEVRTPTGNQYLTSNLVYRNCEIWVGECKLLANLISLLIKGYDVILGMDWIVQYHARLDCKMKVVKLCILGEAILRLDVRGKLASSTLISEI